In Miscanthus floridulus cultivar M001 chromosome 19, ASM1932011v1, whole genome shotgun sequence, the DNA window gcacaaaAATAAGAACCAAACATGTTTGGGTTACAACTCCATTACTTGATTCAACCTGATTAAGTCAACatgttaagcttgttcctagcaccactttcttgatctcatagtcttaaccaaatgagctaaaaagtgcacatcttatctctggaagatgatagtcataatcatgtaaaaatTAATACATTATGTAGAAAAAGACAATCCTTCAGTAGGTTAAGCAATTTAACCCTTTtggccaaatgtacttaaatgctatattcctgctcaatcttctgatcttaccacCCATGTAACAATTAAACAAAgcgcataacatcaacttcatcttgtcccATATGGCTAAggatagagaagaataaataaagttttttgttttgttggtgttttcccaccaacagagcccatgcacttgatctctaccttgtcttatgagcaggacacacttcaagcaaagtgtgggggagttagtTAATTCCCCAATTTTCACAAGTGAAAGCTCTGAGCCTGTCAAACCAAATCAAAAGACAAAAATAAGACAggtttggcggaagaaggtgacatcatcatTAGAGGCGCCACCTCAAGAATTCTCATCTTTAGAACAAACCATGGTATTTGGTCAATGAACTTCACAGGAAGAAGTCCGGTTCAAAGGACTTACAATgccgaaccctcaccgaaagagttagcttgggggagaagcactctcgtgtatctagataagtattatttctcttttttgttttaattttagtttttttaatagttaaaaaatggtgaatgaaaaacaaaataaaaatttatctttacaTTAGTcatctatagtaataatgtgtgatctagtaaaattaaaaacaaaataaaaaggtgtgtctagtttgctttaatttatttttaagagttgaataaaataaagagaactcagaataatctcttaaaatagaaatgatgaatagttgccctgttgtaatttctttcaagtacctagctttcagccttgaattctctcgagttttggataagattgttttgatataaggatttactctgaacttgaaactcatgagtagcatatgcttgatctaagtttaggtaattgacggatatgatataagATGGTCTGAGCtgttatttatcttgttccaagtgacactaaaattctggagatttatcttttgaaaaacacaaaaatgatatatgatgagttcctgtatgacaaagcttgaattctcaccagagccatacatgttatttaggctagaaaaacttctaCATATATGCtatttgcttttgcattgagtcttgtcaagctttgttgacccttatgagaggtttgtcatgctcttaaaatcaagatcaactacacaccacatatacctattgctcctacactgggagtacgcaaaacatgtcttccatcaaTATCCacaaaaaaatgttctactcctaacACAAAagcatgcttgataggtttatccaccaaataaatgctccaaagttcttgctgctatctctcaaaattttgttgtagaaaagtgacatgaggctatgcaaaagttattcatgaaaaaaaaagagagaaagaagttaaaaaaatgaacaagtgtcctatatatctaaaataatgggtacttaggccctgttcgcttgaaggaatctgaatgaatctggagaaatttgtgagagagtgaacagtgtttttcatctATGAACAGTGAATTCCGACTAAATTTCACACCAGCCGAACGGCCCCTTAGATGTCCATctaaaaaaaagatgaataagatagcccctgctctctagcaaatgtttttaagtttcaaaagagagatatattttcaaggagcaaagtagaattaggttagccactatttatatccaccatatatccacacacatgcacaactATCCGATGTTTGACTttaaaatatatgcattgcaaatatgcttagctttctccctacctataaaCACCATATAAGCCTTAGTAGTAcaaagagaaaaggcataacatcttacCGCTAGGTGGATTCACCAGGAGCAGACTTTTTTTTGTCGGTGGGTCCCACTACTACTAGCTCCTATGGCTTAAAATTGCATCCTTTTTCGGACACCCCTCCGATCCTACAATTACATGCTTTTCGGGACAGAGGTAGTAGAAATTCATTTGAAAACACTCCAACAGTATCAAAATGTAATACGTTTTTTATTCTCCGTCAAactttttgaatttaaacaagtttCTAGAAAAACTCTACAAACAACCTCACATACTAAATAAATGCGTTATCAGGACAACTTATCGTAGATTTAATTAGACTAATTTTACGATGTTAATGTTCATGGACGTTTTTGAATTTAATAAACAATTAGAGCAATTGACTTGAGAGAAACTAAAACAACCCACATATTTTAGAACACAAAACGGAGAAGTACAAACTATCGGGTGCATTGTCTTACTTCCAGAAGAGACGATCTAACATGCGAAATACTTTAGTAATGAAGTTTCTCATTAATTCAATGATACATACATAGTTGTCACTTATTAACTTATATCACCTAGTAAGGGAAAGCATGTTGCCGCACACGTCAATGGTACGATAGGTTGCCACGTAGGATCTTTACATGGTTAAGAGAGAGAGGTGGTAAGATTCAAAACTAAGGCAACTTATGCATCATCATGCGAGTTGATGTTGCCGCACAACTCAAaaactttttatttatttattctacatctaccaaataatgatcatcACATTACTGAGGCCTTATTTAGTTCCAAaaacttttcccaaaaagtgctacagtagccatcacatcgaatcttgcaatacgtgtacgaagcattaaatgtaaacgaaaaaaaactaattgcacagtttgattaaaAATCAcgaaacgaacgttttgagccttattagtctatgattgaataataattgtcaaataaaaacaaaagtgctaccgtAGTCAAAATCCCAaacttcacccaactaaacaaacCCTAATGTTAACAGACAACCCATACACATTTCAGGGCGCGTGTGAACCTCTTCGTTTTAGTTAAAGTAACCAGTAGCGTGTATTCAGAGTATTAGCATATGAGGATCTGTGTCTTCGATACGCAACCATAGAATGCGATACAGCACATGTTAACCCCATTCACGCTTCTGCACGAGAATATTCCTCAATCTAGGATATTATCAACTCAAGTATTCCACCATTCAGCTGAAACCCAGACACAAGTCATGCGAAACAGGGGGTAAAGAAAACAAACGTTCCTTCCAAACACAACATTGGTCTAAGCATTGGAAACAAGCTAAGAACTCCAGTGGCCATGATTTAGTCCATCCTGGTCTTAATCACATGCTCCCTGACTTCAGTCGGTGTCCTGAATCCAACAAAAGCATGTCATGGGAAGATTGATGCTCAAGTAAATGAAGTGTCATAATAGCTTGAATGTGACAACGGATGACTGTGAGTGAACTTACACAATCAGAACATAGCCACCCCACCCGCTAAGGCAGTCACGGTCTACTGATGAACTTAGAGCTTGGGATATAGTCTCGAAGAGTTCATCAGGTTCCTATGTCATGAAAAATAACAAAATGATGTCATTTGACTAAGAACAGAACAAACTACAGTAATGTACATCCAAAAGTAGAACTTTATAAAACATGGTAGATGTGGACCCAAAACAAAAGTGGATGTCAAGGAAATAGGTTGACAACGTGCATCGAAGCGCATACCATATTTGGCTTGTACATGGATTCACAAGCACCATACAAAGATTCTGATGCTGTCCCAGAAACAACAAAATCCTTGGCCAGTTCCCTGCATAGTAAACCACAAATgataatttaaataaataaaggtCACGACTATGAGCAATTAAGCACTAGGAACAGGAACAAGTAAGATCCAAGGAACTATAAATAGAACAAACACCAGTAGACAAAttatattttagaaaaaaaatggtACTGGTTTCTATTTTTTGTGGATTTATTTAAAATGAATTAATTATGATTTTTAGAGATTTAACAGTATTatattatttttagaaaaaaaaaacatatatatagGCTAAAACTTCCTTTGAATTTTGAAACCAATCAGGGCCAAAGTCGCTGGCTTTGATACTCCAATGGCCAAAGATATCCGGTTTTGGAGTTTCACGGCCAAAATCGGACTGAGGCAATACTGCTATAGTTCGTTGATGTCCTAAAGTTCCATTCGGAACCAGAGGAACTATATTGTATATAGTTGTATATGGTATAAGTAGCAAGTTGCCAATACTCAGATTATCAATAATTTCTTTTGTCCAAAAATTTTGTGACCAACATCATGCATTGTTGATGAAGAACAGGTTATGTGTTAGTGTGTGTTGTGTTTATTTGCATCAGGAGGGACAACTAAATGAACAATAATGAGCATTCAGAAAATTGATCTTAGTGCGGCTTTATTTTTATTTCATGTTTTTTGTTAAATAACATGTTGCATTTACTTTCCTtgtagctttttttttttgaaatatgtCCCTAGGTGAACAAAACCTAAAAATAGGCATATTGCTCAATACAGTAAAATGGAAGCAGATGATAAGCAGAGGGGAATTTTCATTCCAAGCCATTGAGAAAATTGCACTTTTCTTGTTCAACTACTATTTCGAAAAAATGGTCTTACGCCACTGGTTAAAATTTCTAGCACAGTATCACTGCCCACTTTCAGGACAATATTGCAAATAAGCAGCATATTAAGGACAAAATTTACAAACCAGAGACCAGTGCCATTTCCAGGACAACATTGATGAACTAGCGGCATGAGATTTGTTAGCCAAAAAGATCGATTTCACTAGGACCCTAAAACACAATAATCCCAAGCAGAAAACAAACCAAAGCACTTATTCAAGAAGAAAACAGCATAAACAGATACCTACTTTGCACCAAGGCAGTCCATGGTACAAATAAATGGTACGTCGTCATCTCCAAGTCCAGCAATGACTGGCTGGCAGAAATATGGCCCGAATCTGAAAGTTTCATGTGGCATGATAAAAGTTAGACAAGCATTGCCATTACAGTATTGGAACATAAAAGATAATTTGGAGCAACTACgaattgaaacacttgaaaaccagtCCTTGTCAAACAGAATATTTGTGCACATGAGCATAATTACCACAGTTCCCCAGATAATGATTTAGTTTCCTCTTGCTCCttgaagaaaagaaaattttgcAACATGATACTCTAATTGTAACAAGACTCCCTTTTTTTAAATAGCCTATGAGGTTGGTTTATGTTCAGCTAATTCTGGATACATCATGGCTAATAGAAAATAGATGATATCTCATAGCTAAACAGTTTATTGCATACGTAGTAAATGTAGTATATAAGGTGCATCTGAAGCACTCCGTTAGAGGAATGGTCCGTCCAAAAGGCAAAGAATTATATAAAGATTTAGCTCCAAAGTTCTGCATCACCAAATATTATCACAGTACAAGGTATTGATAGCACTAGCTTCCTATGACCAGATCCTTCAGCAGCATGAGCCTATACTAACAACCAACATAACCAATAAGTTTTGCATCTCTTTGCAGAGTTCACGGTCTGGCAGGacattaaaattttaaaataacaACTACCCCAGTACCTCTATCCAGTATCCTACACAACTCCACCAAAAGTGCGCTAGCAAAATCCCCACCTCTTCTCGTAGAGGAGCGCAGAGACAAGGCTGGCGAAGGTCTCAGGCTTCATGTCCCTCTCCTCCCGCAGCTGATACAGCTTGTGCCTGAACACCAACCGCTGGTACCTGCAGAGGGACCCAAAAACCCTAAGCCGCCGAACCGACCCGAAGACAACAACCCGTGGGGGCGGGCGGGGAGAATTGAGCGACTGTGACTCACAGCGTCTGGGCGTCGGTGGCGAGCCCCGAGAGGCCGATGTAGAGCTTGTCGTGGATCTTGAACACCCGCTGGAAGTCGGTCGCAATGGTCTGAAGCTGCACGCCCAGCCTCCGGTCGCTGGCGATCGCGAAGCAGTTCTTCCCCACCATCGCCACCACGGCGGACCCGTTGTACTCGAAGATCTGCGATGGGCAGGGGGCGAACCCGTAAGGAATTCGAGATCCggggcggggcgaggcgaggaAGGCACGGGGGCGAAGGGGGGCGCGGGGGACTCACCGACATGACCAGAGCTGCGGAGGAGGAGGGTTCGGGTGGATGCGTCGGCGTCGAGGATCGGAGGGGAAGTAGCGACTAGCGACGGCGGTGGCCTGGTGGGCTTTTGATGGAGGCCGGGTTGGGCTTCTTGGTGAGCAAGAAGGTCCAGCGATGCCGCTCCGGAGCCGCGTGTCCGACCTCAGTTCGGATGCGACTCTGCGGTTTGTGCTCGGGTGACACGACTGTAGTGCTAACCTATTGTCTCTCAAAATAAAAACTTAAAATGTGATTGAGGTTTTCTTATAATAGAAGAACCATTTGTGTTTTTTGCGAATATTAGTCATTAATGCTTTCCCCATGTATTTAACCGCTAAACAGTCTAAAGATAAGAAAGAGTTATCAAATACAGAACTGATTTTAAAATTAAATTTGAGATACTTTATGTAGGCAGTCTATACAAATAAGAGAAGTAAGAATTTAATAACACATCTCCTATACTAAAGGGGCATGAAAAAAACAATTTTAGACGCCATTCTCCTCGCTAACAAAGCTTTCATGTTCAAGAGGGCTAGTGCTCAGCGAGCCTAGGAAGGAGCTAGGGAAAGTAGGCTAGTCAGACAGACGAGGCAAGCGCGGGGCGTGAAGTTGCGACGTGGCGGGGCTGCTGTCAACCACGAGCGGTGGGGCCAGAGAGCCATGGAAAATGGCCCAGCAACACCGGGTCAACGCAGCAGGAGTAGTGGAGGCAGACACCATGGCAAGGATCGTCGCCGTGGATGAGAAACGACAGACGGTAGGCGGAGAAACGGTTGGATTAGGATTAATGGTTGTTGTTCGTCGCctagaaaataaataaaagaaacaaACGCATGTACAATGACAAATTTCATTTAATAAAGTTATCTATAAGAAGATTTCTAAAAAAATCGAATAAatctctaaaaatgaattgtagaattGATGATTGTATGCTAACATCAATCTTTTCATTACTACTGTTTTTCCATTCTAGTTGTAGTTATTTTTATTCACATTCTA includes these proteins:
- the LOC136528140 gene encoding proteasome subunit beta type-3-like; translated protein: MSIFEYNGSAVVAMVGKNCFAIASDRRLGVQLQTIATDFQRVFKIHDKLYIGLSGLATDAQTLYQRLVFRHKLYQLREERDMKPETFASLVSALLYEKRFGPYFCQPVIAGLGDDDVPFICTMDCLGAKELAKDFVVSGTASESLYGACESMYKPNMEPDELFETISQALSSSVDRDCLSGWGGYVLIVTPTEVREHVIKTRMD